A part of Hominilimicola fabiformis genomic DNA contains:
- a CDS encoding zinc ribbon domain-containing protein, translating to MSERVCPHCGAPLEGVSIYEDTICDYCGSEVKGEKREETQTQTQNQTVKLKTKYKINWVDTYVTDSNFANRQRCVAIPKGEKRVLRLKVYFEPATEDIVENAILTFVSYKTLKAVSCDVIKTELKRGDTAITYKKSLSSFEEGEYLGGLTLDGRKELFFFKVIVGNAPIIKEKINTAENRKNCAQMALNMCRTRKLSAAGMIPVQSNIMSIPYGAKYKELLGIPEGVETYMIFETSLRKAKKGLAICSDGIYLKADSKRVHLSWYDFLLMQISTTDGGFKLSEYWFVNWSGGSELMAEMLSDIQRRIIDDIYFK from the coding sequence ATGAGTGAAAGAGTTTGCCCGCATTGCGGAGCACCGTTAGAGGGCGTGTCAATTTATGAAGATACAATTTGTGATTACTGCGGAAGTGAAGTAAAGGGAGAGAAAAGAGAAGAAACTCAAACACAAACTCAAAATCAAACAGTTAAATTAAAAACTAAATATAAAATTAATTGGGTAGATACTTATGTAACAGACAGTAATTTTGCAAACCGACAGAGATGTGTTGCAATTCCGAAAGGTGAAAAAAGAGTATTGCGTTTAAAAGTGTATTTTGAACCTGCAACGGAAGATATAGTTGAAAATGCTATTTTGACTTTTGTTTCATATAAAACTCTCAAAGCTGTAAGTTGTGATGTTATTAAGACAGAATTAAAAAGAGGAGATACTGCCATTACATATAAAAAGTCGCTGAGTTCTTTTGAAGAAGGAGAATATTTAGGTGGATTAACTCTTGATGGAAGAAAGGAATTGTTTTTTTTCAAAGTAATAGTCGGAAATGCACCTATTATTAAAGAAAAGATTAATACGGCAGAAAACAGAAAAAATTGTGCACAAATGGCATTAAATATGTGCAGAACAAGAAAGTTATCTGCAGCAGGAATGATTCCTGTTCAGTCAAATATTATGAGTATACCATACGGAGCAAAATATAAAGAATTGCTTGGAATACCTGAGGGTGTGGAAACGTATATGATTTTTGAAACATCTTTAAGAAAAGCAAAAAAAGGATTGGCAATTTGCAGTGACGGAATTTATTTAAAAGCCGATTCCAAAAGAGTACATTTAAGCTGGTATGACTTTTTATTGATGCAAATCAGCACTACGGATGGTGGTTTTAAATTATCAGAGTACTGGTTTGTGAATTGGTCGGGAGGATCAGAGTTAATGGCAGAAATGCTTTCCGATATACAAAGAAGAATTATAGATGATATATATTTTAAATAA
- a CDS encoding zinc ribbon domain-containing protein: MENVICPNCGFQFPLDKSRDFCFCLKCGTKIEVPKYEEIKPEVQKVKPTEQPEVKNKTPKNEPKSKVDSALEEVEFYYDTSFNKKEYVDTENQPTYYLKAQDLLIDLSTEFETDWRIWWEVSKPIDYKCTEFTEECRPYTVNDMYFQRAVDYAPIEQKKELIKLGDEYKERKEKFFKKFDEQAEKRKAEEKERLEKEKAEKERLEKEKAEKEKAEKERLEKEKAEKEKAEKERLEKEKVEKAEAEKKKAEEEKQKKEQEEKQKEEGTKQIAVLNPQLYVELAGKNYDKVDGGYFTTNNANGEKIIVALRVVSKMMYLIGFREAASNNALYCDQSMTVKFNAQGDIVDFGNRPIMFLPDNGKLNISYVYTGDLSINDYKLDINADYVDQLMKNSKKAFIKSKIFK; this comes from the coding sequence ATGGAAAATGTAATTTGTCCAAATTGCGGTTTTCAGTTTCCGCTTGATAAATCAAGAGATTTTTGCTTTTGTTTAAAATGCGGTACTAAAATAGAAGTGCCGAAATATGAAGAAATTAAACCGGAAGTACAAAAGGTAAAACCGACAGAACAACCGGAAGTAAAAAATAAAACACCGAAGAATGAACCAAAAAGTAAGGTTGACAGTGCTTTGGAAGAGGTTGAATTTTATTACGATACAAGTTTTAATAAAAAAGAATATGTAGATACGGAAAATCAACCTACATATTATTTGAAAGCTCAGGATTTACTTATTGATCTGTCTACGGAATTTGAAACAGATTGGCGTATATGGTGGGAAGTATCAAAGCCGATTGATTACAAGTGTACGGAATTTACGGAGGAGTGCCGTCCGTATACGGTAAATGATATGTATTTTCAAAGGGCGGTTGACTATGCGCCGATTGAGCAGAAGAAAGAGCTTATAAAACTCGGTGATGAATATAAAGAGAGAAAAGAAAAGTTTTTCAAAAAGTTTGATGAGCAGGCTGAAAAAAGAAAAGCGGAAGAAAAGGAACGGCTTGAAAAAGAAAAAGCTGAAAAGGAACGATTAGAAAAAGAGAAAGCCGAAAAAGAAAAGGCAGAGAAAGAACGATTAGAGAAAGAGAAAGCCGAAAAAGAAAAGGCGGAGAAAGAGCGATTAGAGAAAGAGAAAGTAGAAAAAGCCGAGGCGGAAAAGAAAAAGGCGGAGGAAGAAAAGCAAAAGAAAGAGCAAGAAGAAAAACAAAAAGAAGAGGGGACAAAGCAAATCGCTGTGTTAAATCCTCAATTATATGTTGAACTTGCAGGTAAAAATTATGATAAAGTTGACGGCGGATATTTTACAACCAACAATGCAAACGGTGAAAAAATTATTGTTGCATTGCGTGTTGTTTCAAAAATGATGTATCTAATCGGTTTTCGTGAGGCTGCGAGTAATAATGCATTATATTGTGATCAATCAATGACTGTGAAATTTAATGCACAAGGCGATATTGTTGATTTCGGAAACAGACCGATTATGTTTTTGCCGGATAACGGTAAGCTAAATATTTCTTATGTTTATACGGGTGACTTGAGCATTAATGATTATAAGCTGGACATAAATGCGGACTACGTTGACCAACTTATGAAAAATTCAAAAAAAGCATTTATAAAAAGTAAGATTTTCAAATAG